One Streptomyces sp. L2 genomic window carries:
- a CDS encoding TetR/AcrR family transcriptional regulator, with protein MTPIRHNGSDNDHVLDAVRDCVLAVGVRRTTLADVARRAGVSRMTLYRRWPDLRTLVGDLMTREWIDVATRAIPEPVPGAETREHVVTGLVAGVEAFRAHPLFRKIVDVDPELLLPYVLDRRGASQEALLALLADGLREGHADGSVRVTHPERQARAVLLLVQSFTLSLRTMTDEDDPDLDAPAFLGELRILLERTLTP; from the coding sequence ATGACGCCTATTCGTCACAACGGCTCGGACAACGACCACGTGCTCGACGCGGTGCGCGACTGCGTTCTCGCCGTCGGGGTGCGCCGCACCACGCTCGCCGACGTGGCCCGCCGCGCGGGCGTCTCCCGGATGACGCTGTACCGGCGCTGGCCGGACCTCAGGACCCTGGTGGGCGACCTGATGACCCGGGAGTGGATCGACGTGGCCACCCGCGCGATCCCCGAGCCGGTGCCCGGCGCCGAGACCCGGGAGCACGTCGTGACCGGACTGGTGGCCGGGGTGGAGGCGTTTCGCGCGCACCCCCTCTTCCGCAAGATCGTCGACGTCGACCCCGAGCTGCTGCTCCCCTACGTCCTCGACCGGCGCGGCGCGAGCCAGGAGGCGCTGCTCGCCCTGCTCGCCGACGGGCTGCGCGAGGGCCACGCGGACGGTTCGGTGCGCGTCACCCACCCCGAACGGCAGGCGCGCGCCGTGCTGCTGCTCGTGCAGTCGTTCACGCTGTCGCTGCGCACGATGACGGACGAGGACGACCCCGACCTCGACGCGCCCGCCTTCCTCGGCGAACTGCGCATCCTTCTGGAGAGGACCCTGACGCCATGA
- a CDS encoding glycerol-3-phosphate dehydrogenase/oxidase, producing the protein MSNSTALPGSSLDAGRRVRELAEATDGRTVDVLVVGLGATGAGAALDAAARGLDVVAADAHDLAFGTSRWSSKLIHGGLRYLASAQFDVAHESAVERGVLMTRTAPHLVGAQPFVLPLTSLVSRAQASLAWAGFRAGDMLRLAARTPRQVLPAPRRLTATEARHLAPAVRADGLRGGLLSWDGRVTDDARLVTALARTAAARGARVLTRLRVVRMTGTGAVVRDELTGEEGEIRARAVINATGVWAGELVEGIRIRPSRGTHLVLRSERLGALPAGLHVPVPGETNRFVLVLPQGDGRVYVGLTDEPVEGPVPDVPEAPESDIGFLLDVLGSVLDVPVRRDEVVGAFAGLRPLLDTSGDGGHDGTPARTADISRRHAVLTSDDGVTTIVGGKLTTYRRMAQDAVDAAVAARGLSAGPSPTAGLPLVGAAAPERLRGLPAPRRLVRRHGTEAVAVHALAAGDPALAEPVLPGHPVTRAELLWAARHEGALDESDVLDRRTRIGVVPEDRARALEAARESLARAATV; encoded by the coding sequence ATGAGCAACTCCACGGCCCTGCCCGGCTCGTCCCTCGACGCGGGCCGCCGGGTGCGGGAACTCGCCGAGGCGACGGACGGCCGTACGGTCGACGTCCTGGTCGTCGGGCTCGGCGCCACGGGGGCCGGAGCCGCCCTGGACGCGGCGGCCCGCGGCCTCGACGTCGTCGCGGCCGACGCCCACGACCTGGCCTTCGGCACCTCCCGCTGGAGCTCCAAGCTGATCCACGGCGGGCTGCGCTATCTGGCGTCCGCGCAGTTCGACGTGGCGCACGAGAGCGCGGTCGAACGCGGGGTGCTGATGACCCGTACCGCCCCGCACCTGGTGGGCGCCCAGCCGTTCGTGCTGCCGCTCACCTCCCTGGTGTCCCGGGCGCAGGCGTCCCTGGCCTGGGCCGGGTTCCGGGCCGGCGACATGCTGCGGCTGGCCGCCCGCACCCCGCGGCAGGTCCTGCCCGCACCGCGCCGGCTGACGGCGACCGAGGCGCGGCACCTCGCGCCCGCGGTGCGCGCGGACGGGCTGCGCGGCGGACTGCTGTCCTGGGACGGCCGGGTGACCGACGACGCCCGCCTGGTCACGGCCCTGGCCCGGACCGCGGCGGCGCGCGGCGCCCGGGTGCTGACCCGGCTCCGGGTGGTCCGGATGACGGGCACGGGCGCCGTGGTCCGCGACGAACTGACCGGCGAGGAGGGCGAGATCAGGGCGCGCGCCGTGATCAACGCGACCGGGGTGTGGGCCGGGGAGCTCGTCGAGGGGATCCGGATCCGTCCGTCGCGCGGCACCCACCTGGTGCTGCGCTCGGAGCGGCTCGGCGCCCTGCCGGCCGGTCTGCACGTGCCCGTCCCCGGCGAGACCAACCGGTTCGTGCTGGTCCTGCCGCAGGGCGACGGCCGCGTCTACGTCGGCCTCACCGACGAACCGGTCGAGGGCCCCGTCCCCGACGTCCCGGAGGCCCCGGAGTCCGACATCGGTTTCCTCCTGGACGTTCTCGGCTCCGTCCTGGACGTCCCGGTACGCCGGGACGAGGTGGTCGGCGCGTTCGCCGGGCTGCGCCCGCTGCTGGACACCTCCGGGGACGGCGGGCACGACGGGACGCCCGCGCGGACGGCGGACATCTCCCGCCGGCACGCGGTGCTGACCTCGGACGACGGGGTGACGACGATCGTCGGCGGCAAGCTGACCACCTACCGGCGGATGGCCCAGGACGCCGTGGACGCGGCGGTCGCGGCCCGCGGTCTGTCCGCCGGCCCCTCCCCCACGGCCGGGCTCCCGCTGGTCGGCGCCGCCGCGCCCGAGCGGCTGCGCGGCCTGCCCGCCCCGCGCCGGCTGGTCCGGCGCCACGGCACCGAGGCGGTGGCCGTCCACGCCCTGGCCGCCGGCGATCCGGCCCTCGCCGAGCCGGTGCTGCCCGGACACCCGGTCACCCGCGCGGAACTCCTCTGGGCGGCCCGGCACGAGGGCGCCCTGGACGAGTCCGACGTGCTGGACCGCCGCACCCGCATCGGCGTGGTCCCGGAGGACCGGGCGCGGGCGCTGGAGGCGGCCCGGGAGTCGCTGGCACGGGCGGCGACGGTCTGA
- a CDS encoding family 16 glycosylhydrolase, giving the protein MRVFTADFSSTRQWVAGRSWAYPDGGPENPGDDKLDHLVADPDYSRSGVFRARKRPDGKWNTGLLTTEGSEDAFMVRSGDVLQARVRLPEETGAWPAIWTWRDGDQEIDVFEYHPDNPGLLEFTNHVRCAGHSFRDDAVHPHAWVDLRTEFGVHSVVWWVNGEQVFADRRGVGHGWHAYLIVNLSVCAGRYHPAPDPGTTEMSYEVSRLTVSPPESGT; this is encoded by the coding sequence ATGCGGGTGTTCACAGCGGACTTCAGCTCGACCCGGCAGTGGGTCGCCGGGCGGTCCTGGGCCTACCCGGACGGCGGCCCGGAGAATCCCGGCGACGACAAACTGGACCACCTGGTGGCCGACCCCGACTACAGCCGCTCGGGCGTCTTCCGGGCGAGGAAGCGCCCGGACGGCAAGTGGAACACGGGACTGCTGACCACGGAGGGCAGCGAGGACGCCTTCATGGTGCGGTCCGGGGACGTGCTCCAGGCGCGGGTGCGGCTGCCCGAGGAGACCGGGGCCTGGCCGGCCATCTGGACCTGGCGCGACGGCGACCAGGAGATCGACGTCTTCGAGTACCACCCGGACAACCCCGGCCTGCTGGAGTTCACCAACCACGTCCGGTGCGCGGGCCATTCGTTCCGCGACGACGCCGTCCACCCCCACGCCTGGGTGGACCTGCGCACCGAGTTCGGCGTCCACTCCGTCGTCTGGTGGGTGAACGGCGAGCAGGTCTTCGCCGACCGGCGGGGCGTGGGCCACGGCTGGCACGCCTACCTCATCGTCAACCTGTCCGTGTGCGCGGGCCGTTACCATCCGGCGCCCGACCCCGGGACGACCGAGATGTCGTACGAGGTGAGCCGACTCACCGTCAGCCCGCCGGAGTCCGGAACGTGA
- a CDS encoding polysaccharide deacetylase family protein — MARHGGRGWYGRVVAAAVGVTAVAAATSVWTAQAGQSTGGHRPPAGAHAEAPARHHAAEPATVSPVIAHSSDGGAHAVNITIDDGPDPVWTPQVLQVLRENGVKATFCMIGPQAQAHPDMVKKVVAAGHRLCDHTVSHDVTMDHKSQAYQSKEILDAERMITTASGGVRPQYYRAPGGAFTPYSRHLAASHGMRPLGWNIDSKDFERPGTAAIVATVKSEITNGPTLLFHDAGGDRSETVAALRQVLPWLKQQGYSFGFPVR, encoded by the coding sequence ATGGCGCGTCATGGCGGGCGGGGCTGGTACGGCCGGGTGGTTGCGGCGGCGGTCGGGGTGACGGCGGTGGCCGCCGCCACCTCGGTGTGGACCGCGCAGGCCGGCCAGAGCACCGGCGGCCATCGCCCGCCGGCCGGGGCTCACGCCGAAGCCCCGGCCCGGCACCACGCGGCCGAGCCCGCGACCGTCTCCCCCGTCATCGCGCACTCCTCGGACGGCGGGGCCCACGCGGTCAACATCACCATCGACGACGGCCCGGACCCCGTCTGGACGCCGCAGGTGCTGCAAGTGCTCCGGGAGAACGGGGTGAAGGCGACGTTCTGCATGATCGGCCCGCAGGCGCAGGCGCACCCCGACATGGTGAAGAAGGTCGTCGCGGCCGGCCACCGGCTGTGCGACCACACGGTCTCCCACGACGTGACCATGGACCACAAGTCCCAGGCGTACCAGTCCAAGGAGATCCTGGACGCCGAACGCATGATCACGACGGCGTCCGGCGGGGTGCGCCCGCAGTACTACCGCGCTCCCGGCGGCGCTTTCACGCCGTACAGCCGGCACCTGGCCGCCTCGCACGGAATGCGGCCGCTGGGCTGGAACATCGACTCCAAGGACTTCGAACGGCCCGGCACGGCGGCCATCGTGGCCACCGTGAAGAGCGAGATCACCAACGGCCCGACCCTGCTCTTCCACGACGCGGGCGGCGACCGGTCCGAGACGGTGGCCGCGCTGCGGCAGGTGCTCCCCTGGCTGAAGCAGCAGGGGTATTCTTTCGGCTTCCCGGTCCGCTGA
- a CDS encoding GNAT family N-acetyltransferase: MDTDVQSFAVAHLRHRPEALELCCFVAGFDPTSTSPYLNYATPLPGARPGGRDVATLVEAFRDRGLRPRLEFAPDAAPEVEPALRRAGFVTEAVHEYLVCTPSTLAPPPAAGFRVETPADDEEYRAIDAALAEAFAGDAVASPEGAARLRRVQDAGGAVRFVRSPDGGCAGAAMCSAPAEGTAELAGVGTRPAHRGRGVAAAVTAALAGAMFARGTRSVWLEYSGEGSRRVYERVGFRPRGTRLYLVFGES, from the coding sequence GTGGACACCGATGTCCAGAGCTTTGCCGTCGCCCACCTGCGCCATCGTCCCGAGGCGCTCGAACTGTGCTGCTTCGTCGCGGGTTTCGACCCGACGTCGACCAGCCCCTACCTCAACTACGCGACCCCGCTGCCCGGCGCGCGTCCCGGCGGCCGGGACGTCGCCACGCTCGTCGAGGCGTTCCGCGACCGGGGACTTCGGCCCCGGCTGGAGTTCGCGCCGGACGCCGCACCGGAGGTGGAACCCGCTCTGCGGCGGGCTGGGTTCGTCACCGAGGCCGTGCACGAGTACCTCGTGTGCACGCCCTCCACGCTCGCCCCGCCGCCGGCCGCCGGATTCCGGGTGGAGACGCCGGCCGACGACGAGGAGTACCGGGCGATCGACGCCGCGCTGGCCGAGGCGTTCGCGGGTGACGCCGTCGCGTCGCCGGAAGGCGCCGCGCGCCTGCGGCGCGTCCAGGACGCCGGCGGTGCCGTGCGCTTCGTGCGGTCGCCGGACGGCGGGTGCGCCGGGGCGGCGATGTGCTCGGCGCCGGCCGAGGGCACGGCGGAGCTGGCCGGGGTGGGCACCCGACCCGCCCATCGGGGCCGTGGTGTCGCCGCGGCGGTGACCGCGGCGCTGGCCGGTGCCATGTTCGCCCGGGGCACGCGCTCGGTGTGGCTGGAGTACTCGGGCGAGGGGTCACGACGGGTCTACGAGCGCGTCGGCTTCCGGCCGCGCGGGACCCGTCTGTACCTGGTGTTCGGGGAATCGTGA
- a CDS encoding aminoglycoside phosphotransferase family protein — protein sequence MRHEASTTVDRGRYEDAVTPWEEESWRTAAFRWVEDELAARGRRVDGAWQVRVRPWSVLVRIPVAGGGPVWFKANPPASAFEGPLTAALARLVPRHVLRPLAVDAGRGWSLLPDGGALFRDVLARDEAGPGAWEDLLRQYASMQVVLVPHARDLELLGVPSARTTALPALFDTLLAENTALSPEQRARLGALRPRLVEWCEELASLGIPDTLDHADLHDGQLFHPEPGRFTFFDWGDAAVSHPFCSLLIPAQWAAERHGPAILPRLRDAYLEPWTGHGLTAAELRSAVGPAWRLGALGRARAWGRLFPTATDAGAVAGHAAESLMQLFTEPAL from the coding sequence ATGCGACACGAGGCGTCGACGACCGTCGACCGGGGCCGGTACGAGGATGCCGTGACCCCCTGGGAAGAGGAGTCCTGGCGGACCGCGGCGTTCCGCTGGGTGGAGGACGAACTGGCCGCGCGCGGACGGCGGGTGGACGGCGCCTGGCAGGTGCGGGTGCGTCCCTGGTCCGTGCTGGTGCGGATCCCGGTCGCCGGGGGCGGGCCCGTCTGGTTCAAGGCCAATCCGCCCGCCAGCGCCTTCGAGGGCCCGCTGACCGCGGCCCTGGCCCGCCTGGTCCCCCGGCACGTGCTCCGGCCGCTGGCCGTCGACGCCGGGCGCGGCTGGTCCCTGCTGCCCGACGGCGGTGCCCTCTTCCGGGACGTGCTCGCGCGGGACGAGGCCGGCCCCGGCGCGTGGGAGGACCTCCTGCGGCAGTACGCGAGCATGCAGGTGGTCCTCGTCCCGCACGCCCGGGACCTCGAACTGCTCGGCGTGCCCAGTGCCCGGACCACCGCCCTGCCCGCCCTCTTCGACACGCTCCTCGCGGAGAACACCGCGCTCTCCCCCGAGCAGCGTGCCCGGCTCGGCGCGCTGCGGCCCCGGCTGGTGGAGTGGTGCGAGGAACTCGCGAGCCTGGGCATCCCCGACACCCTGGACCACGCGGACCTGCACGACGGGCAGTTGTTCCATCCCGAGCCGGGCCGGTTCACCTTCTTCGACTGGGGCGACGCGGCCGTCTCACACCCGTTCTGCAGCCTGCTCATCCCGGCCCAGTGGGCCGCCGAGCGCCACGGCCCCGCGATCCTGCCGCGGCTGCGGGACGCCTACCTGGAGCCGTGGACGGGCCACGGCCTCACGGCGGCGGAGCTGCGCAGCGCGGTCGGCCCGGCCTGGCGCCTGGGCGCCCTCGGCCGGGCGCGCGCCTGGGGACGGCTGTTCCCGACGGCGACGGACGCCGGCGCCGTGGCGGGGCACGCGGCCGAGTCGCTGATGCAGTTGTTCACGGAGCCGGCCCTGTAG
- a CDS encoding N,N-dimethylformamidase beta subunit family domain-containing protein gives MRPAQDTGAAGGPERGLGGPEPGPNGPQLGPDGPQPGPDGPEPSPGEPQPGPGGPHPGRRRFLALGAGLGLGTTAACTAHRRPPGRDRRAGRARPEAERDAPGTADWRLGPPGPPDAITGYTDRVSVTPGEELGLHVSTTAGSFRVSAFRVGWYGGQEARRIWTSSRIPGRTRPAPRVLPDTRTVRADWPPTLSVDTTGWPEGAYLLRLEADSGHQRYVPLVVRSTEAAGRTVLVHAPATWQAYNHWGGASLYAGASGAYATRSLAVSFDRPYDGNGAEKFLVYERAAVVLAERLRIPLAYTTGVDVHRDPSVLAGAHTVVFLGHDEYWTPERRSYVTAVRDAGTNLVFLGANTCFRRVRLEDSGRQGNGRTVVCYKTAYRFDPCYPSRPAEVTTDYRLAPAASPESSLTGVLYDGYPVDAPYVVRAAGHWVYEGTGVRTGDGFAHLVGVEYDRVSPAFPTPAALEITAHSPVVCERRAGHSDSAYYTAPGGAGVFATGTMRWVEGLLAGTGTLGRDHGMDARTRAFVTRTTENVLAAFARGPAVRHCPPPRPNVTDVYGAPS, from the coding sequence GTGAGGCCAGCGCAGGACACCGGGGCGGCGGGCGGGCCCGAGCGCGGCTTGGGCGGGCCCGAGCCGGGTCCAAACGGCCCCCAGCTTGGTCCGGACGGGCCCCAGCCTGGTCCGGACGGGCCCGAGCCGAGCCCGGGCGAGCCCCAGCCCGGCCCAGGCGGACCCCACCCGGGCCGGCGGCGCTTCCTGGCCCTCGGTGCGGGCCTGGGACTCGGTACGACCGCCGCGTGCACGGCGCACCGGCGGCCGCCCGGCCGGGACCGGCGTGCCGGGCGTGCCCGGCCGGAGGCGGAGCGGGACGCCCCCGGCACCGCCGACTGGCGCCTCGGCCCGCCGGGGCCGCCCGACGCGATCACCGGCTACACCGACCGGGTGAGCGTGACCCCGGGTGAGGAACTCGGTCTGCACGTGTCCACCACCGCCGGTTCGTTCCGGGTGTCGGCGTTCCGCGTGGGCTGGTACGGCGGTCAGGAGGCCCGCCGGATATGGACCTCCTCCCGGATACCCGGCCGTACCCGGCCGGCCCCGCGAGTGCTGCCGGACACGCGCACCGTCCGCGCCGACTGGCCCCCGACACTCTCCGTGGACACCACCGGCTGGCCCGAGGGCGCCTACCTGCTGCGGCTGGAGGCGGACAGCGGCCACCAGCGGTACGTCCCGCTCGTCGTCCGCTCCACCGAGGCCGCCGGCCGCACGGTCCTGGTGCACGCGCCCGCCACCTGGCAGGCGTACAACCACTGGGGCGGCGCCAGCCTCTACGCCGGCGCGTCGGGCGCGTACGCGACCCGCTCGCTGGCGGTCAGCTTCGACCGGCCCTACGACGGCAACGGCGCGGAGAAGTTCCTGGTGTACGAGCGGGCCGCCGTGGTGCTGGCCGAGCGGCTGCGCATCCCCCTCGCCTACACCACGGGCGTCGACGTCCACCGCGACCCCTCGGTGCTGGCCGGGGCGCACACGGTCGTGTTCCTCGGGCACGACGAGTACTGGACGCCCGAGCGGCGGTCGTACGTCACCGCGGTCCGGGACGCCGGGACGAACCTGGTCTTCCTCGGCGCCAACACCTGCTTCCGGCGGGTCCGGCTGGAGGACTCCGGGCGGCAGGGAAACGGCCGTACGGTCGTCTGCTACAAGACCGCCTACCGTTTTGACCCCTGCTATCCGTCCCGGCCGGCCGAGGTGACCACCGACTACCGGCTGGCGCCCGCCGCCTCACCCGAGTCGTCGCTCACGGGCGTGCTCTACGACGGCTATCCGGTCGACGCCCCCTATGTCGTGCGCGCCGCCGGCCACTGGGTGTACGAGGGCACGGGTGTCCGCACCGGGGACGGCTTCGCCCATCTGGTGGGCGTCGAGTACGACCGGGTCTCCCCCGCCTTCCCCACCCCGGCGGCCCTGGAGATCACCGCCCACTCCCCCGTCGTCTGCGAGCGCCGTGCCGGTCACAGCGACTCGGCGTACTACACGGCCCCCGGCGGCGCGGGCGTGTTCGCCACCGGCACCATGCGCTGGGTGGAGGGTCTGCTGGCCGGGACGGGGACGCTCGGCCGCGACCACGGCATGGACGCGCGTACCCGTGCCTTCGTCACGCGGACCACGGAGAACGTGCTGGCCGCGTTCGCGCGGGGCCCGGCGGTGCGCCACTGCCCGCCGCCCCGCCCCAACGTGACCGACGTGTACGGCGCCCCGTCCTGA